A part of Anabas testudineus chromosome 9, fAnaTes1.2, whole genome shotgun sequence genomic DNA contains:
- the vgll4l gene encoding vestigial like 4 like, whose product MAVANFQYITRMSSGFKVYILEGQPHLRSEDRYRHITNDRIRAPTVYPVKRKRIHERGLTLEERRERVLSRSVGKAAQRSAPAAGVFNSPQSPSSTWSPTPSPTSPLPTHVYYTPVMDEPLALIKKPRKDPESTDEKTKTTATSQIQMRPSVITCVSSLRNPSCRSEDHRSHSSVVSKCNYDHVVEEHFQRSLGVNYQKARSQQLSISVSVDDHFAKALGDKWLQIKSKSSSCSSTPPSSPSVTHSPTYSHSPNQSHKESTSSPSPTSSHWSVN is encoded by the exons ATGGCTGTGGCAAATTTCCAGTACATTACCCGGATGAGCAGTGGTTTTAAGGTCTACATTTTAGAAG GTCAGCCCCATCTCAGGAGCgaagacagatacagacataTCACAAATGACCGAATTCGAGCCCCAACAGTGTATCCAGTCAAACGCAAGCGCATCCATGAGAGAGGTCTGACTCTGGAGGAAAG GCGAGAGCGGGTGCTGAGCAGAAGCGTTGGTAAAGCTGCCCAGAGatcagcaccagcagcaggtgTGTTTAACAGCCCACAGAGCCCCTCATCTACATGGAGTCCGACACCCAGTCCCACCAGCCCTCTGCCCACCCATGTATACTACACACCAGTCATGGATGAGCCACTTGCCCTTATCAAGAAACCAAGAAAAGACCCGGAGAGCACAGATGAAAAGACTAAAACTACAGCTACCAGTCAAATCCAG ATGCGTCCTTCTGTGATCACTTGTGTCTCCTCACTAAGAAATCCATCGTGCAGATCTGAGGACCACAGAAGTCACTCATCAG TGGTTTCCAAATGCAACTATGATCACGTGGTTGAGGAGCATTTCCAGAGAAGCCTCGGTGTGAACTACCAGAAAGCCCGCTCCCAGCAGCTCTCCATCAGCGTGTCCGTCGACGACCACTTCGCCAAGGCATTGGGAGACAAATGGCTGCAGATTAAGTCCAAGTCTTCCTCCTGTTCATCCACACCTCCCAGCAGCCCGAGTGTCACCCACTCCCCCACCTACAGCCACAGCCCAAATCAGTCCCATAAAGAGTCCACCAGCAGCCCATCGCCAACCTCCAGCCACTGGTCTGTCaattaa